From a single Miscanthus floridulus cultivar M001 chromosome 8, ASM1932011v1, whole genome shotgun sequence genomic region:
- the LOC136470981 gene encoding protease inhibitor HPI-like has translation MPAGGPKKNMGRLSLTAAAVASADDGGVGKLKSSWPEMVGKEMVEAVAIIMSQRQDVIFKFLQADDPQPPDFDDHRVCLFLDENLIVVRTPVVG, from the coding sequence ATGCCCGCCGGCGGACCGAAAAAGAATATGGGCAGGTTGAGCTTGACGGCGGCAGCGGTGGCCAGCGCCGATGACGGTGGCGTCGGCAAGCTGAAGTCGTCATGGCCGGAGATGGTCGGTAAAGAAATGGTGGAGGCGGTAGCCATCATCATGTCGCAGAGGCAGGATGTCATCTTCAAGTTCCTCCAGGCCGACGACCCCCAGCCGCCGGACTTCGACGACCACCGCGTCTGCCTCTTCCTCGACGAAAACCTGATCGTCGTCAGGACGCCCGTCGTCGGCTAG